The following are encoded in a window of Spea bombifrons isolate aSpeBom1 chromosome 2, aSpeBom1.2.pri, whole genome shotgun sequence genomic DNA:
- the RLF gene encoding zinc finger protein Rlf isoform X1, translating to MADGKGESRAGLANGGMPPPPSSPPRSLRFVENLRTLENRLKEDDVSVLSSAMYCGSFCEVLLRHTEEDLVPENLMLCTEVYGTALRSFASARPYLTTECEDVLLLLGRLVLSCFEVMLSMTEDDFSSERCVRLKQSVMESHDVLVEFGNHNLQLLVDVVKNGGAWKNPVLVKILSQQLVQPEEVQKWISQEGSCFLQMRVKHLMKANCVPQAMMLSKLCAESTGVSNDFFFRQSFVTCLCTMLPNEDAFKEISKMDGKDVLDTICNLESEGQDNTAFILCTTYLTQQLQNEITSCSWELTLFWSKLQRRIDPSLNTFLERCRQFGLIAKTLQHLFFLIKVVHTEAGDAGVPVSVMLCIRALQIQPNETDATKISVCKTVACLLPQDLEVRRACQLTEFLFEPTLEGLQRLEELFQQPDQKNEEESSVISNSLRCELLLAFKSHWVFDPEFWDWKTLKRHCFKLLGKDLSETEEEETHEEPSINQPDVLSASLGNHDDNAEQIQASSECVTGETENVKVRKPVGSSERYKRWLQYKFFCIICKREVIEARILHHAKMHLADGIYTCPVCIKKFRKKEIFVPHVMEHMKMPMRHRPRKKNEILDFRPDLRVAKDELDNEKAYISFRSLQDKNLQDRDVYPCPGTGCTRVFKQFKYLSIHLKAEHQNNDENAKHYLDMKNMREKCAFCRRHFISSFHLKQHMRVHFGPLPFMCVSIDCNSKFKSINELLIHKQTHLELQYKCELKGCNLVFSDLGLLYHHEAQHFRDASYVCSFPGCKKFFYCIPDLDEHIAAHRIQSKESQDGKPLVFQDLKVENESQLSCYPCDPQPSISMKTVCVNSPTLSNASLMADKMQSVPGDSNGQQLDFNTEAQNDSEQLPHSEACLHHGTCKNTDTGQVHFHGACLPPCKDGDGTNCISLESSRGSAFVSGSDKTCSVQDNPSSGCQRPSCLEDTLNELLTSLKHLNLRNSNTCIAYPEPQGQEAGGSSSDSVALNKIPPSQKEKVLSQYLARLAYKPYFCELKGCKYAFVTRDALLLHYVKKHHYTKEKALKLHMFQNTFSPFECHICQRTFTRRTHLRIHYRNKHHITKERVHCRPARGKLDSMIQSCVMPARYTNCLKNFESDEQSRGDHVQTSPVPDDFHSEIYADSLSDETDTGQAVGESESQDDDYEAKKGRGSRRVVAQGKLCYILDKYHKPFHCIHKNCNSSFISQRGLVRHYRLVHQYSKESLCLEEVKEKTKRENGKCRRIFTCKYQECGKSFICARALSKHYKEFHDHGENDDRELEVFFSENGSKPQTDDEKLSEETESDESEISCDVEGCGAVFTNQLSYSKHILSRHRKYKLFDGRRKRGRPVTLRTVQNNYGEPKPNNPVYRRKRMRVKNKAIKEIIAFKSKEDALQMCVRNVRITQYPCMVHGCASVVKLESSIVRHYKLTHHLSPGYVAEHTEELVYCVKNFTGCDREQSSSEVQSPKKRDSSPESKVPKLSLHGDIHNTDQKDDLERSPRKGLNTMDKDSLYCSSSQRQNTISQSCLRKSPVYKNESSFSKTSEKENMSFTNFQAAYKKDKKQVKYPKHPLDSKREKEETQMALDLKTFKPMGFESSFLKFLQESRETDDECEEPLEQCNQHNSFRNKVLPCKGRKSSQTCLSQNRRVEHRSLEGFQPLLSTSAQSAASPPTLQNLRAILDKALTDCGDLALKQLHYQRPVVVLERSKFTAPLINLFSNKKTDELCIGIS from the exons GAGTTGCTTTGAAGTGATGCTTTCAATGACAGAAGATGATTTTTCAAGTGAGCGCTGTGTAAGATTAAAACAGTCTGTGATG GAGTCCCATGACGTCTTGGTTGAGTTTGGAAACCATAATTTGCAGTTGTTAGTTGATGTTGTTAAGAATGGTGGAGCATGGAAAAACCCTGTGCTTGTTAAAATACTGTCTCAGCAGTTGGTACAACCAGAAGAAG TTCAGAAATGGATTTCACAAGAGGGGTCCTGTTTTCTACAGATGCGTGTTAAACATTTGATGAAGGCAAACTGTGTACCGCAAGCAATGATGTTGTCAAAGCTGTGTGCCGAGTCTACAGGCGTTTCAAATGATTTCTTTTTCCGCCAGTCATTTGTTACGTGTTTGTGTACAATGTTGCCCAATGAAGATGCTTTTAAAGAG ATTTCAAAAATGGATGGGAAGGATGTTTTGGATACCATATGTAATTTGGAATCTGAAGGGCAAGACAACACAGCATTTATTCTATGTACGACATATCTCACCCAGCAACTCCAAAACGAAATAACATCTTGTTCTTG GGAGCTGACTCTGTTTTGGAGCAAGCTGCAACGCAGAATTGATCCATCATTGAATACCTTTCTGGAAAGATGTAGGCAATTTGGCTTAATTGCTAAAACACTTCAGCATCTTTTCTTCCTTATTAAAGTTGTGCATACAGAA gCTGGAGATGCTGGTGTTCCAGTTTCAGTTATGTTATGCATACGAGCACTTCAGATCCAGCCAAATGAAACAGATGCAACAAAGATTTCTGTCTGCAAAACAGTGGCATGCCTCTTACCTCAAGACTTGGAGGTGAGAAGAGCCTGCCAACTCACAGAATTTTTATTTGAACCAACCTTGGAAGGACTGCAAAGATTGGAGGAGCTTTTCCAGCAACCTGATCAAAAGAATGAAGAAGAATCCAGTGTTATTTCAAATTCCCTTCGCTGTGAGCTTTTGCTAGCTTTTAAAAGCCACTGGGTGTTTGATCCAGAATTCTGGGACTGGAAAACCTTAAAACGGCATTGTTTTAAGCTTTTAGGGAAAGATCTTTCAGAAACCGAAGAAGAGGAGACCCATGAAGAACCTTCTATTAATCAACCTGATGTTTTATCTGCCTCTTTGGGGAACCATGATGACAATGCTGAGCAAATACAGGCATCCTCTGAATGTGTTACCGGTGAAACTGAGAATGTTAAAGTAAGAAAGCCTGTTGGGTCTTCTGAAAGATATAAGCGATGGCTTCAGTATAAATTTTTCTGCATTATTTGCAAACGAGAAGTAATTGAAGCAAGAATTTTGCATCATGCTAAAATGCATCTAGCTGATGGAATATACACCTGTCctgtttgtataaaaaaatttaGGAAGAAAGAAATCTTTGTCCCTCATGTCATGGAGCACATGAAAATGCCCATGAGACACCGGCCCAGAAAGAAGAATGAAATTCTTGATTTCAGACCAGACCTAAGAGTTGCTAAAGACGAATTGGATAATGAAAAGGCTTACATCTCATTTAGATCTTTGCAAGACAAAAATCTACAAGACAGAGATGTTTATCCATGTCCTGGCACTGGCTGCACCAGAGTATTTAaacagtttaaatatttaagtatcCACCTGAAGGCAGAACACCAAAACAATGATGAAAATGCAAAGCACTATCTAGATATGAAAAACATGAgggaaaaatgtgcattttgtcGGCGACATTTTATAAGTAGCTTCCATCTAAAACAGCACATGAGAGTCCATTTTGGGCCTCTACCTTTTATGTGTGTATCGATTGACTGCAACTCCAAGTTCAAAAGTATTAATGAACTACTTATCCACAAACAAACACATCTTGAGCTGCAGTACAAGTGTGAACTGAAAGGATGCAATTTGGTTTTTAGTGATTTGGGACTTCTGTATCATCACGAAGCTCAGCATTTCAGAGATGCTTCATACGTATGCAGTTTTCCTGGttgcaaaaagtttttttactgCATCCCAGATCTGGATGAACACATTGCCGCACACAGAATACAGTCAAAAGAAAGCCAAGACGGCAAGCCACTTGTATTTCAAGACCTCAAAGTTGAAAATGAAAGTCAGCTGTCATGTTATCCCTGTGATCCACAGCCGTCTATAAGTATGAAGACTGTTTGTGTTAACAGCCCCACTCTTTCAAATGCAAGCCTGATGGCTGATAAGATGCAATCTGTACCTGGAGATTCCAACGGCCAACAATTGGATTTCAATACTGAAGCTCAAAACGATAGTGAACAGTTGCCTCACTCAGAAGCTTGTTTACATCATGGAACTTGTAAAAATACAGACACGGGGCAAGTCCATTTTCATGGGGCTTGCTTACCTCCGTGCAAGGATGGAGATGGTACCAACTGTATAAGTTTGGAATCCTCTAGAGGGTCTGCTTTTGTTTCAGGTTCAGACAAAACATGTAGTGTACAGGATAACCCTTCTAGTGGCTGTCAGAGGCCCTCTTGCTTAGAGGACACTTTAAATGAACTTCTAACAAGCTTGAAACATTTGAACCTGAGAAACTCTAACACCTGTATAGCATACCCTGAACCACAAGGTCAGGAAGCTGGAGGCAGCTCTTCAGACAGCGTTGCACTTAATAAAATTCCACCCTCGCAGAAAGAAAAGGTATTAAGTCAGTATCTGGCTCGGTTGGCATATAAACCTTATTTTTGTGAGCTTAAAGGTTGTAAGTACGCTTTTGTTACCAGAGACGCTCTTCTAttacattatgtaaaaaaacaccATTACACAAAGGAAAAGGCCCTCAAACTGCACATGTTTCAGAAtacattttctccatttgagtgcCACATCTGCCAAAGAACGTTCACAAGGAGAACTCACCTTCGCATTCATTACAGAAATAAGCATCACATAACTAAAGAGAGAGTACACTGCAGGCCAGCACGTGGAAAACTTGACAGCATGATACAGTCATGCGTTATGCCTGCAAGATACACAAACTGCTTGAAGAATTTTGAGTCTGATGAACAAAGTAGAGGGGACCATGTGCAGACGTCTCCTGTTCCGGACGACTTTCATTCTGAAATATATGCAGATTCGCTGTCTGATGAAACGGATACTGGTCAAGCTGTTGGTGAATCTGAAAGTCAAGATGATGACTATGAAGCTAAAAAGGGCAGAGGAAGCAGACGTGTAGTAGCCCAAGGAAAATTGTGTTACATACTTGATAAGTATCACAAACCGTTTCACTGCATCCATAAAAATTGTAACTCTTCGTTTATAAGCCAAAGGGGCTTAGTTCGCCATTATAGACTAGTACATCAGTATAGCAAAGAGTCATTGTGTTTAGAAGAAGTTAAAGAGAAGACAAAGAGAGAAAATGGTAAATGTAGGAGAATATTTACCTGTAAATATCAAGAATGTGGTAAGAGCTTTATTTGTGCAAGAGCACTTTCCAAGCATTACAAAGAGTTTCATGATCACGGTGAAAATGACGACAGAGAACTGGAAGTTTTCTTTAGCGAAAATGGCTCAAAACCACAGACAGATGATGAAAAACTTAGTGAGGAGACAGAAAGCGACGAGTCAGAAATCTCTTGTGATGTAGAAGGCTGTGGTGCTGTATTCACAAATCAATTAAGCTATTCTAAACACATTTTGTCCCGTCACCGGAAATATAAGCTTTTTGATGGCAGAAGAAAGAGGGGGCGGCCTGTGACTCTGCGAACTGTCCAAAATAATTACGGTGAGCCAAAACCTAACAATCCTGTTTACCGCAGAAAGCGAATGCgagtgaaaaataaagcaataaaagaGATTATAGCGTTCAAATCGAAAGAGGACGCATTACAAATGTGTGTTCGGAATGTACGTATAACGCAGTATCCTTGCATGGTTCATGGCTGCGCATCAGTAGTAAAATTAGAAAGTAGTATTGTTCGTCATTACAAGCTAACGCATCACCTTAGCCCTGGCTATGTTGCCGAGCATACAGAAGAGCTAGTTTATTGTGTTAAGAACTTTACTGGTTGTGACCGAGAACAATCTAGTTCAGAAGTACAGAGTCCCAAAAAGCGTGATAGTTCTCCAGAAAGCAAAGTACCCAAACTGAGTTTGCATGGTGATATCCATAATACAGATCAAAAGGATGATTTGGAGAGAAGCCCAAGAAAAGGGCTTAATACAATGGATAAAGACTCGCTATATTGCAGTAGCTCACAGAGACAGAATACAATTTCACAAAGTTGTTTAAGAAAATCTCCTGTCTATAAAAATGAAAGCAGCTTTTCCAAAACcagtgaaaaagaaaacatgtctTTCACAAATTTTCAGGCAGcttataaaaaagacaaaaagcagGTAAAATATCCAAAACATCCACTGGATTctaagagagaaaaagaggagaCGCAGATGGCATTGGATTTAAAGACCTTCAAACCTATGGGATTTGAGTCTTCCTTCTTAAAGTTTCTGCAGGAAAGTAGGGAAACTGATGATGAGTGTGAGGAACCCTTGGAACAGTGCAATCAGCACAACTCCTtcagaaataaagtgctgccaTGTAAAGGTAGAAAGTCTAGTCAGACATGTTTATCCCAAAACAGACGGGTAGAACATCGTAGCCTTGAGGGATTCCAGCCCTTGCTTTCTACTAGTGCTCAGTCTGCAGCATCCCCACCTACACTACAGAATCTAAGAGCAATATTGGACAAAGCATTAACAGACTGTGGGGACCTTGCTTTAAAACAGCTCCATTATCAGAGGCCTGTAGTGGTTCTGGAACGATCAAAATTCACTGCCCCACTCATAAActtattttcaaacaaaaaaacagatgaatTGTGTATTGGTATTTCATAA
- the RLF gene encoding zinc finger protein Rlf isoform X2, translated as MYDISHPATPKRNNILFLAGDAGVPVSVMLCIRALQIQPNETDATKISVCKTVACLLPQDLEVRRACQLTEFLFEPTLEGLQRLEELFQQPDQKNEEESSVISNSLRCELLLAFKSHWVFDPEFWDWKTLKRHCFKLLGKDLSETEEEETHEEPSINQPDVLSASLGNHDDNAEQIQASSECVTGETENVKVRKPVGSSERYKRWLQYKFFCIICKREVIEARILHHAKMHLADGIYTCPVCIKKFRKKEIFVPHVMEHMKMPMRHRPRKKNEILDFRPDLRVAKDELDNEKAYISFRSLQDKNLQDRDVYPCPGTGCTRVFKQFKYLSIHLKAEHQNNDENAKHYLDMKNMREKCAFCRRHFISSFHLKQHMRVHFGPLPFMCVSIDCNSKFKSINELLIHKQTHLELQYKCELKGCNLVFSDLGLLYHHEAQHFRDASYVCSFPGCKKFFYCIPDLDEHIAAHRIQSKESQDGKPLVFQDLKVENESQLSCYPCDPQPSISMKTVCVNSPTLSNASLMADKMQSVPGDSNGQQLDFNTEAQNDSEQLPHSEACLHHGTCKNTDTGQVHFHGACLPPCKDGDGTNCISLESSRGSAFVSGSDKTCSVQDNPSSGCQRPSCLEDTLNELLTSLKHLNLRNSNTCIAYPEPQGQEAGGSSSDSVALNKIPPSQKEKVLSQYLARLAYKPYFCELKGCKYAFVTRDALLLHYVKKHHYTKEKALKLHMFQNTFSPFECHICQRTFTRRTHLRIHYRNKHHITKERVHCRPARGKLDSMIQSCVMPARYTNCLKNFESDEQSRGDHVQTSPVPDDFHSEIYADSLSDETDTGQAVGESESQDDDYEAKKGRGSRRVVAQGKLCYILDKYHKPFHCIHKNCNSSFISQRGLVRHYRLVHQYSKESLCLEEVKEKTKRENGKCRRIFTCKYQECGKSFICARALSKHYKEFHDHGENDDRELEVFFSENGSKPQTDDEKLSEETESDESEISCDVEGCGAVFTNQLSYSKHILSRHRKYKLFDGRRKRGRPVTLRTVQNNYGEPKPNNPVYRRKRMRVKNKAIKEIIAFKSKEDALQMCVRNVRITQYPCMVHGCASVVKLESSIVRHYKLTHHLSPGYVAEHTEELVYCVKNFTGCDREQSSSEVQSPKKRDSSPESKVPKLSLHGDIHNTDQKDDLERSPRKGLNTMDKDSLYCSSSQRQNTISQSCLRKSPVYKNESSFSKTSEKENMSFTNFQAAYKKDKKQVKYPKHPLDSKREKEETQMALDLKTFKPMGFESSFLKFLQESRETDDECEEPLEQCNQHNSFRNKVLPCKGRKSSQTCLSQNRRVEHRSLEGFQPLLSTSAQSAASPPTLQNLRAILDKALTDCGDLALKQLHYQRPVVVLERSKFTAPLINLFSNKKTDELCIGIS; from the exons ATGTACGACATATCTCACCCAGCAACTCCAAAACGAAATAACATCTTGTTCTTG gCTGGAGATGCTGGTGTTCCAGTTTCAGTTATGTTATGCATACGAGCACTTCAGATCCAGCCAAATGAAACAGATGCAACAAAGATTTCTGTCTGCAAAACAGTGGCATGCCTCTTACCTCAAGACTTGGAGGTGAGAAGAGCCTGCCAACTCACAGAATTTTTATTTGAACCAACCTTGGAAGGACTGCAAAGATTGGAGGAGCTTTTCCAGCAACCTGATCAAAAGAATGAAGAAGAATCCAGTGTTATTTCAAATTCCCTTCGCTGTGAGCTTTTGCTAGCTTTTAAAAGCCACTGGGTGTTTGATCCAGAATTCTGGGACTGGAAAACCTTAAAACGGCATTGTTTTAAGCTTTTAGGGAAAGATCTTTCAGAAACCGAAGAAGAGGAGACCCATGAAGAACCTTCTATTAATCAACCTGATGTTTTATCTGCCTCTTTGGGGAACCATGATGACAATGCTGAGCAAATACAGGCATCCTCTGAATGTGTTACCGGTGAAACTGAGAATGTTAAAGTAAGAAAGCCTGTTGGGTCTTCTGAAAGATATAAGCGATGGCTTCAGTATAAATTTTTCTGCATTATTTGCAAACGAGAAGTAATTGAAGCAAGAATTTTGCATCATGCTAAAATGCATCTAGCTGATGGAATATACACCTGTCctgtttgtataaaaaaatttaGGAAGAAAGAAATCTTTGTCCCTCATGTCATGGAGCACATGAAAATGCCCATGAGACACCGGCCCAGAAAGAAGAATGAAATTCTTGATTTCAGACCAGACCTAAGAGTTGCTAAAGACGAATTGGATAATGAAAAGGCTTACATCTCATTTAGATCTTTGCAAGACAAAAATCTACAAGACAGAGATGTTTATCCATGTCCTGGCACTGGCTGCACCAGAGTATTTAaacagtttaaatatttaagtatcCACCTGAAGGCAGAACACCAAAACAATGATGAAAATGCAAAGCACTATCTAGATATGAAAAACATGAgggaaaaatgtgcattttgtcGGCGACATTTTATAAGTAGCTTCCATCTAAAACAGCACATGAGAGTCCATTTTGGGCCTCTACCTTTTATGTGTGTATCGATTGACTGCAACTCCAAGTTCAAAAGTATTAATGAACTACTTATCCACAAACAAACACATCTTGAGCTGCAGTACAAGTGTGAACTGAAAGGATGCAATTTGGTTTTTAGTGATTTGGGACTTCTGTATCATCACGAAGCTCAGCATTTCAGAGATGCTTCATACGTATGCAGTTTTCCTGGttgcaaaaagtttttttactgCATCCCAGATCTGGATGAACACATTGCCGCACACAGAATACAGTCAAAAGAAAGCCAAGACGGCAAGCCACTTGTATTTCAAGACCTCAAAGTTGAAAATGAAAGTCAGCTGTCATGTTATCCCTGTGATCCACAGCCGTCTATAAGTATGAAGACTGTTTGTGTTAACAGCCCCACTCTTTCAAATGCAAGCCTGATGGCTGATAAGATGCAATCTGTACCTGGAGATTCCAACGGCCAACAATTGGATTTCAATACTGAAGCTCAAAACGATAGTGAACAGTTGCCTCACTCAGAAGCTTGTTTACATCATGGAACTTGTAAAAATACAGACACGGGGCAAGTCCATTTTCATGGGGCTTGCTTACCTCCGTGCAAGGATGGAGATGGTACCAACTGTATAAGTTTGGAATCCTCTAGAGGGTCTGCTTTTGTTTCAGGTTCAGACAAAACATGTAGTGTACAGGATAACCCTTCTAGTGGCTGTCAGAGGCCCTCTTGCTTAGAGGACACTTTAAATGAACTTCTAACAAGCTTGAAACATTTGAACCTGAGAAACTCTAACACCTGTATAGCATACCCTGAACCACAAGGTCAGGAAGCTGGAGGCAGCTCTTCAGACAGCGTTGCACTTAATAAAATTCCACCCTCGCAGAAAGAAAAGGTATTAAGTCAGTATCTGGCTCGGTTGGCATATAAACCTTATTTTTGTGAGCTTAAAGGTTGTAAGTACGCTTTTGTTACCAGAGACGCTCTTCTAttacattatgtaaaaaaacaccATTACACAAAGGAAAAGGCCCTCAAACTGCACATGTTTCAGAAtacattttctccatttgagtgcCACATCTGCCAAAGAACGTTCACAAGGAGAACTCACCTTCGCATTCATTACAGAAATAAGCATCACATAACTAAAGAGAGAGTACACTGCAGGCCAGCACGTGGAAAACTTGACAGCATGATACAGTCATGCGTTATGCCTGCAAGATACACAAACTGCTTGAAGAATTTTGAGTCTGATGAACAAAGTAGAGGGGACCATGTGCAGACGTCTCCTGTTCCGGACGACTTTCATTCTGAAATATATGCAGATTCGCTGTCTGATGAAACGGATACTGGTCAAGCTGTTGGTGAATCTGAAAGTCAAGATGATGACTATGAAGCTAAAAAGGGCAGAGGAAGCAGACGTGTAGTAGCCCAAGGAAAATTGTGTTACATACTTGATAAGTATCACAAACCGTTTCACTGCATCCATAAAAATTGTAACTCTTCGTTTATAAGCCAAAGGGGCTTAGTTCGCCATTATAGACTAGTACATCAGTATAGCAAAGAGTCATTGTGTTTAGAAGAAGTTAAAGAGAAGACAAAGAGAGAAAATGGTAAATGTAGGAGAATATTTACCTGTAAATATCAAGAATGTGGTAAGAGCTTTATTTGTGCAAGAGCACTTTCCAAGCATTACAAAGAGTTTCATGATCACGGTGAAAATGACGACAGAGAACTGGAAGTTTTCTTTAGCGAAAATGGCTCAAAACCACAGACAGATGATGAAAAACTTAGTGAGGAGACAGAAAGCGACGAGTCAGAAATCTCTTGTGATGTAGAAGGCTGTGGTGCTGTATTCACAAATCAATTAAGCTATTCTAAACACATTTTGTCCCGTCACCGGAAATATAAGCTTTTTGATGGCAGAAGAAAGAGGGGGCGGCCTGTGACTCTGCGAACTGTCCAAAATAATTACGGTGAGCCAAAACCTAACAATCCTGTTTACCGCAGAAAGCGAATGCgagtgaaaaataaagcaataaaagaGATTATAGCGTTCAAATCGAAAGAGGACGCATTACAAATGTGTGTTCGGAATGTACGTATAACGCAGTATCCTTGCATGGTTCATGGCTGCGCATCAGTAGTAAAATTAGAAAGTAGTATTGTTCGTCATTACAAGCTAACGCATCACCTTAGCCCTGGCTATGTTGCCGAGCATACAGAAGAGCTAGTTTATTGTGTTAAGAACTTTACTGGTTGTGACCGAGAACAATCTAGTTCAGAAGTACAGAGTCCCAAAAAGCGTGATAGTTCTCCAGAAAGCAAAGTACCCAAACTGAGTTTGCATGGTGATATCCATAATACAGATCAAAAGGATGATTTGGAGAGAAGCCCAAGAAAAGGGCTTAATACAATGGATAAAGACTCGCTATATTGCAGTAGCTCACAGAGACAGAATACAATTTCACAAAGTTGTTTAAGAAAATCTCCTGTCTATAAAAATGAAAGCAGCTTTTCCAAAACcagtgaaaaagaaaacatgtctTTCACAAATTTTCAGGCAGcttataaaaaagacaaaaagcagGTAAAATATCCAAAACATCCACTGGATTctaagagagaaaaagaggagaCGCAGATGGCATTGGATTTAAAGACCTTCAAACCTATGGGATTTGAGTCTTCCTTCTTAAAGTTTCTGCAGGAAAGTAGGGAAACTGATGATGAGTGTGAGGAACCCTTGGAACAGTGCAATCAGCACAACTCCTtcagaaataaagtgctgccaTGTAAAGGTAGAAAGTCTAGTCAGACATGTTTATCCCAAAACAGACGGGTAGAACATCGTAGCCTTGAGGGATTCCAGCCCTTGCTTTCTACTAGTGCTCAGTCTGCAGCATCCCCACCTACACTACAGAATCTAAGAGCAATATTGGACAAAGCATTAACAGACTGTGGGGACCTTGCTTTAAAACAGCTCCATTATCAGAGGCCTGTAGTGGTTCTGGAACGATCAAAATTCACTGCCCCACTCATAAActtattttcaaacaaaaaaacagatgaatTGTGTATTGGTATTTCATAA